The following are from one region of the Abiotrophia defectiva ATCC 49176 genome:
- a CDS encoding CsbD family protein, which translates to MLEDKLDQAAGKVKEVAGKATGDKGLETEGVVEGVVSKAKEVAHDVAEAAKGAVEGIKNSLGK; encoded by the coding sequence ATGTTGGAAGATAAACTCGACCAAGCTGCTGGCAAAGTCAAGGAAGTGGCAGGTAAAGCAACTGGCGACAAAGGCCTTGAAACTGAAGGCGTCGTAGAAGGCGTAGTTAGTAAAGCCAAAGAAGTGGCTCATGACGTGGCTGAAGCTGCCAAAGGTGCAGTGGAAGGCATCAAAAATTCCTTGGGCAAATAA
- a CDS encoding ATP-binding cassette domain-containing protein, whose translation MLHVENFTMTHQQDLKVLIPSLSFDLKPGDKLALIGEEGCGKSSLLNWLRQPDAPLPYVEVTGTCSNSFGRTVWIGQTFPAQDEGLTIEAYCFDPVLAEQIDYGYFYQLVSQLGFDPDRLTSQQLMGTLSGGEKLKLQLARTLALEPDCLLLDEPSNDLDLATLDWLSRTLASLPAAVLFISHDEAFLSQVANRILHIETINNHKASRVHLVNLDYETYRNQREAQFQRQGQLARKQQEEQAKQEARHRQMHDKVQHQLRQAHDSSLGRLLAKKMRNVKSVGRRLERQAEDMLEIPIQEDAILVKLPCPHPLPASKWLINEPDYVVRLEGRALTQPLTLEWRGQEKIGLVGPNGVGKSTLLKQVRNWLTDRPGIRLGYMPQDYRQVLPQDQTPLDFLQESGSQEEKTKLMTYLGSLRFDPDEMLHPISQLSGGQQAKLLLLKLNLMEVNVLLLDEPSRNFSPLSQAEVRQIFRDFPGAILAVSHDQLFLDQVCDRRLALEPAGRQ comes from the coding sequence ATGTTACACGTTGAAAATTTTACCATGACCCATCAACAAGACCTCAAGGTCTTAATTCCTTCCCTGTCCTTTGACTTGAAGCCAGGCGACAAGCTAGCCTTGATTGGCGAGGAAGGCTGCGGCAAGTCCTCGCTCTTGAACTGGCTCAGGCAGCCGGATGCGCCCCTGCCTTATGTCGAGGTGACCGGCACTTGTTCTAATTCCTTTGGCCGGACGGTCTGGATTGGCCAGACTTTCCCAGCCCAAGATGAAGGTTTGACCATCGAGGCTTATTGCTTTGATCCGGTCTTAGCCGAGCAAATAGACTATGGTTACTTCTATCAGCTAGTCAGCCAATTAGGCTTTGACCCCGATCGGCTCACCAGCCAGCAGCTTATGGGGACTCTGTCAGGGGGAGAGAAGCTCAAATTGCAGTTGGCACGGACCCTGGCCTTGGAGCCGGATTGTCTGCTCTTGGATGAGCCTTCCAATGACTTGGACTTGGCCACACTGGACTGGCTCAGCCGGACCCTGGCTAGTTTGCCGGCAGCGGTCCTCTTTATTTCCCATGATGAGGCCTTCCTGTCTCAAGTGGCCAATCGCATTCTGCATATTGAGACAATCAATAATCACAAGGCTAGCCGGGTTCATCTGGTCAATCTGGACTATGAGACCTATCGCAATCAACGAGAGGCCCAGTTCCAGCGTCAGGGCCAGCTAGCCCGCAAACAGCAGGAGGAGCAGGCCAAGCAAGAGGCTCGACATCGGCAAATGCATGACAAGGTCCAGCATCAATTGCGTCAGGCCCATGATTCTAGCTTGGGTCGTCTCTTGGCTAAGAAAATGCGAAATGTTAAGTCTGTGGGCCGGCGCTTGGAGCGTCAGGCTGAAGACATGCTGGAGATTCCCATTCAAGAGGATGCCATCTTGGTCAAACTGCCTTGCCCCCATCCCTTGCCCGCCAGCAAATGGCTGATTAACGAGCCGGACTATGTGGTCCGCCTAGAGGGGCGCGCGCTGACCCAACCCCTGACCTTAGAGTGGCGAGGCCAGGAGAAAATCGGGCTAGTGGGCCCTAATGGGGTGGGCAAATCTACCCTCTTGAAACAAGTTCGTAACTGGCTGACCGACCGGCCGGGCATTCGTCTGGGTTATATGCCCCAAGATTATCGCCAGGTCCTGCCTCAGGATCAGACGCCCTTGGACTTTCTCCAGGAATCGGGTAGCCAGGAGGAGAAGACTAAGCTCATGACCTATCTGGGTAGCCTACGCTTCGACCCTGATGAGATGCTTCATCCCATTAGCCAACTGTCTGGGGGCCAGCAGGCCAAGTTGCTCCTGCTTAAGTTGAATCTGATGGAGGTCAATGTCTTGTTACTGGACGAGCCTAGCCGTAATTTCTCGCCCTTGTCTCAGGCTGAAGTAAGGCAAATTTTCCGCGACTTCCCCGGGGCCATTCTGGCGGTTTCCCATGACCAACTCTTCCTGGATCAGGTCTGCGACCGGCGTTTGGCTTTGGAACCAGCCGGCAGGCAATAG
- a CDS encoding YoaK family protein: MKEPKGILLAIWIGLLSSLAGAVNVTTLWLVATPSTHMTGNLTQLVLALARGEGEAASRLALTLLAFIAGSMLSGLLFSDKAFRLGNRYGVLLISFGLLLGLSYALNWQASWLYLLAFGMGTQNGMFIYYRGMIVRSSHFTGYLTDTGFALGRYLRGYKEDGHKIIFYMASIACFLVGGLLTYIWLNHSAISMILVLALAYLVTGTYYFILRHCHQAA; this comes from the coding sequence ATGAAAGAGCCTAAAGGAATCCTGCTAGCCATTTGGATTGGCTTACTCAGTAGCCTGGCGGGGGCGGTCAACGTGACGACGCTGTGGCTGGTGGCTACGCCATCGACCCATATGACGGGCAATCTGACCCAACTTGTGCTGGCCTTAGCAAGGGGGGAAGGGGAAGCGGCCAGCCGTCTGGCCTTGACCTTGCTGGCCTTTATAGCTGGGAGCATGCTAAGTGGCCTCTTATTCTCTGATAAAGCCTTCCGCCTAGGCAACCGTTACGGTGTTTTGTTGATTAGCTTTGGCCTCTTATTGGGCTTAAGCTATGCCCTCAACTGGCAGGCTAGCTGGCTCTATCTCTTGGCCTTCGGTATGGGGACCCAAAATGGTATGTTTATCTACTATCGCGGCATGATTGTCCGCAGTTCGCATTTTACGGGTTACTTGACTGATACTGGCTTTGCGCTAGGACGTTACTTGCGGGGCTATAAGGAAGATGGCCACAAGATTATCTTCTACATGGCAAGCATCGCCTGCTTCCTAGTAGGAGGCCTCCTGACCTATATCTGGCTTAATCATTCTGCTATCAGCATGATTTTGGTCTTGGCTCTGGCCTATCTGGTGACGGGGACCTATTACTTTATCCTCCGCCACTGTCATCAAGCAGCCTAA
- a CDS encoding CPBP family intramembrane glutamic endopeptidase: MPFIKAKSSQASGWGWMLSMLAFPLLFHHLQDWQTKATLWGITHPRFQILNWTHPDLVAPLVNVMALFSTLIPLLGFALYGWTLGRRSWQSMGFKRPLIGPYLLGFILGGLQLLACLIIPALLGHLSLERISQTPVLVTLLYLAGFLVQGLSEEVICRGYLMNGLALRFPTWLAVLANSLIFAAMHLGNPNVSTLALVNLTLAGLTFSLLFAYTENIWFVGAAHSAWNFVQGPVLGIQVSGLSLPFPIWRTRLQGPKLWTGGDFGLEGGLYCLLVEVLAILILIYLVKAKSQKKVQLEAKS; the protein is encoded by the coding sequence ATGCCATTTATCAAAGCTAAATCAAGCCAAGCATCCGGTTGGGGTTGGATGCTTTCCATGCTGGCCTTTCCCCTCTTGTTTCACCACCTTCAGGACTGGCAGACCAAGGCCACCCTATGGGGCATCACACACCCCCGCTTCCAAATCCTCAATTGGACCCACCCCGACTTGGTGGCCCCACTCGTAAACGTCATGGCCCTCTTTTCGACCTTGATCCCCCTCTTGGGCTTCGCCCTCTACGGTTGGACCCTGGGCCGGCGGTCCTGGCAATCGATGGGCTTCAAGCGCCCCTTGATTGGCCCCTATCTACTGGGCTTTATCCTAGGTGGCCTGCAACTGCTAGCCTGCCTCATCATCCCCGCCCTACTGGGCCACTTATCGCTAGAGCGCATTAGCCAGACGCCCGTCCTGGTCACCCTACTCTATCTAGCCGGCTTCCTGGTTCAGGGGCTGAGCGAAGAAGTCATCTGCCGGGGCTATCTCATGAATGGCCTGGCCCTACGCTTCCCAACCTGGTTAGCGGTCCTGGCCAACTCCCTGATTTTTGCCGCCATGCATCTGGGTAATCCCAATGTCTCGACCCTGGCTCTGGTCAACCTGACCCTGGCCGGCCTGACCTTCTCCCTCCTCTTCGCCTATACGGAAAATATCTGGTTTGTGGGGGCAGCCCATTCAGCTTGGAACTTCGTGCAAGGACCTGTTCTGGGTATCCAAGTATCAGGTCTCAGCCTGCCTTTTCCTATCTGGCGCACCCGCCTACAAGGCCCTAAACTCTGGACTGGTGGCGACTTTGGACTAGAAGGTGGTCTCTACTGCCTGCTTGTCGAAGTCCTGGCCATTCTAATCCTAATCTATCTAGTCAAGGCCAAGTCACAGAAAAAAGTTCAACTAGAAGCAAAAAGCTGA
- a CDS encoding BglG family transcription antiterminator — MQTRQEQLMVILAQSQGWLKGRDLAALLGVSDRTIRSDMNKLKQDYPGAIQTHHHKGYRLVAQALEDSNQPSPLGLPQSQEERLHYILKLLLADSQPQTLKELSQDLYVSPQTLTMDLHQVGQLVGAYPDLDLQHDAKGWQLKGPEFQKRRFYRELLTSELQGDFLNLDKVLAIYEEFDMVWVAHYFQGLLKQADYQLRPASLPILLLHVGIAVQRMLAGQFLYHRQNLPPLVPKEEALARKFLQGVGKQYKCRIPASEAYSIGRLLEAYQAMHELASQVIYQGSPLDLTRLVQDLGQHLQDLVGLDFLSDADFKDRFHLHLQGLIERLHYQVELPNLFLQDMKRQYPLVFDLAVTVTTWLGSRLGVVLSEAEIGLIAVHIGSSYSRLERPWKARAILLAPQHYPLMQSSIDRLKASFGHRLEILAQYDYVSEAQLLHQPVDLVISFMPLAQSMGLPTLQVSTFFNEEDELALVSLLNQVEQRQTAIQLALQLGDFLESRFFYQDLQANSPEQVLTLMAQDLAQAGYVTPDFLPSVLEREALSSTDFDYALAIPHPLQAHSHQSVLAIANLASPIEWGRYPVKLVILLALKDSDWAFTQVFFKWLGQCLAHPRQLKSLLAASSRDDFLAAIVGEFPHPSR, encoded by the coding sequence ATGCAGACACGACAGGAACAGCTCATGGTCATTTTGGCCCAGTCACAAGGCTGGCTCAAGGGGCGGGACCTAGCGGCTCTGTTAGGCGTCTCCGACCGGACCATTCGCTCTGATATGAACAAGTTAAAGCAAGACTATCCCGGGGCCATCCAGACTCATCACCACAAGGGTTATCGGCTAGTGGCCCAAGCCCTGGAAGACTCCAATCAGCCCAGTCCTCTGGGCCTGCCGCAGAGTCAGGAAGAAAGGCTACATTATATACTCAAACTCCTATTGGCTGACAGTCAGCCTCAGACCCTCAAGGAGCTGAGCCAAGACCTCTATGTCAGCCCCCAAACCCTAACCATGGACTTGCATCAAGTAGGTCAGTTGGTGGGGGCCTACCCGGATTTAGACCTACAACATGATGCCAAGGGCTGGCAGCTTAAGGGCCCTGAATTCCAGAAGCGCCGCTTCTATCGGGAGCTCCTGACCTCAGAACTTCAGGGCGATTTCTTGAATCTGGATAAGGTCTTAGCCATATACGAAGAGTTTGACATGGTCTGGGTGGCCCACTATTTCCAAGGCCTGCTCAAGCAGGCAGACTATCAGCTTCGGCCTGCCAGTTTACCTATCTTACTCCTGCACGTCGGGATTGCGGTTCAGCGTATGCTGGCCGGTCAATTTCTCTATCATCGTCAGAACCTACCGCCTCTAGTGCCTAAGGAAGAAGCCTTAGCTCGCAAGTTCTTGCAGGGGGTGGGTAAGCAATATAAGTGTCGGATTCCAGCTTCTGAAGCCTACAGTATTGGCCGTCTGCTGGAAGCTTATCAGGCCATGCATGAGCTAGCCTCACAGGTCATCTATCAGGGCAGCCCCCTGGATTTGACCCGCTTGGTCCAAGACTTGGGCCAGCACCTACAAGACTTGGTGGGCTTGGATTTTCTCAGTGATGCCGACTTTAAGGATCGCTTCCATCTTCACCTTCAAGGCCTAATCGAACGCCTCCATTATCAAGTGGAGCTGCCCAATCTCTTCCTCCAAGATATGAAACGCCAGTATCCGCTGGTCTTCGACCTAGCCGTGACGGTCACCACTTGGTTGGGGAGCCGCCTAGGCGTGGTCTTATCCGAAGCCGAAATCGGGCTGATTGCTGTCCATATCGGCAGTTCCTATTCTCGCCTGGAGCGGCCTTGGAAGGCGCGAGCCATTTTGTTGGCGCCCCAGCACTACCCTCTGATGCAATCCTCAATCGACCGGCTCAAGGCTAGCTTCGGCCACCGGCTGGAAATTCTAGCCCAATATGATTATGTCAGTGAAGCCCAGCTCCTGCATCAGCCTGTCGACTTAGTCATTAGTTTTATGCCTCTGGCTCAGAGTATGGGCCTCCCGACCTTGCAGGTCTCTACCTTCTTCAATGAGGAAGATGAGCTAGCCTTGGTTAGTTTGCTTAACCAAGTAGAACAGCGTCAGACAGCTATTCAGCTGGCCCTACAATTGGGGGACTTTCTGGAGTCACGTTTCTTCTATCAAGACTTGCAGGCCAATAGTCCCGAGCAAGTCCTGACCCTTATGGCTCAGGATTTGGCCCAAGCCGGTTATGTGACGCCGGACTTTCTGCCTTCGGTCTTGGAGCGCGAAGCCCTGTCGTCGACGGACTTTGACTATGCCTTGGCCATTCCCCATCCCCTACAAGCTCACAGTCACCAGTCTGTGTTAGCCATTGCCAACCTAGCCAGTCCCATTGAGTGGGGCCGCTACCCGGTTAAACTCGTCATTCTCTTGGCGCTTAAGGACAGTGACTGGGCCTTCACCCAGGTCTTCTTCAAATGGCTAGGCCAGTGCCTAGCCCATCCGCGTCAGCTCAAGTCCCTCTTAGCCGCCAGCAGTCGCGACGACTTCTTGGCCGCTATTGTGGGCGAATTTCCCCATCCATCTCGTTAG
- a CDS encoding PTS lactose/cellobiose transporter subunit IIA yields the protein MDDLELVFFKMISSLGSARSSFMEAMALARTGDFAQAQAAIEQGESQRIAGHDQHFDLLQADAAGDHPPFSLLLVHAEDQLMSAELLKVTAEEVLALYQRLDQLTT from the coding sequence ATGGATGACTTAGAGTTGGTATTCTTCAAGATGATTTCTTCCTTGGGATCCGCCCGATCTTCCTTCATGGAAGCCATGGCGCTAGCCCGGACAGGCGACTTCGCCCAAGCCCAGGCGGCCATTGAACAAGGGGAGAGCCAACGGATTGCCGGTCATGATCAGCATTTCGACCTCTTGCAGGCGGATGCGGCAGGGGACCATCCACCTTTCTCGCTCTTGTTAGTTCATGCCGAAGATCAACTCATGAGTGCTGAACTGCTTAAGGTGACAGCCGAAGAAGTTCTGGCCCTCTATCAACGTTTGGACCAGCTCACCACCTAG
- a CDS encoding PTS sugar transporter subunit IIB translates to MKRVYLFCSAGMSTSLVASRMQAVADDHNLPIEVKAFSDSKLDIIVEQYHPDVILLGPQVKYKFNATRDKYEPQGIPVEVMNLDDYGNVNGERILKRAIQLLKQNKQG, encoded by the coding sequence ATGAAACGTGTCTATTTATTCTGTAGTGCCGGCATGTCGACCAGCCTGGTTGCCAGCCGTATGCAGGCCGTGGCGGACGACCACAACCTGCCCATTGAAGTCAAGGCCTTCTCAGATTCTAAGCTAGATATCATCGTGGAACAGTATCATCCAGATGTCATCTTGTTAGGGCCTCAAGTCAAATACAAATTCAATGCCACCCGGGACAAATACGAGCCCCAAGGCATTCCCGTTGAAGTTATGAACCTAGACGATTATGGTAACGTCAATGGCGAACGCATTCTCAAGCGCGCCATTCAATTACTCAAGCAAAACAAGCAAGGCTAA
- a CDS encoding PTS sugar transporter subunit IIC produces the protein MFANLEKVMGGTAEKLSNNKVLIAIRDGFLVTTPLIIVASFFILAGNFPIEGYTDFMAQFFGQGWENHMDAVIDSTFSVIALLGAIGIGYAYARQLESDPIAGAAISVVCFLILTPKSHPAFTNEAGKVFNGLANTNMGSAGMFVAMITAIVSVRIFVAIERKGWVIKMPDGVPPAVSQSFAALIPSLFAMLTFFLVYLGFSLTDYHYAHTFIYTNLQAPLLGIGRSVFLEPLTQFLSTFFWFFGINGPSVTNTVFGPIGLALTTENLEAFKNGLPLPNIFTNGFSNFFTNFGGGGSTLALVFLMVGIAKSKRMKTLGRLAIVPGIFGINEMIIFGLPVVLNPIMLVPFIATPLVNTILSIIATVIGILPRTTGVSIPWTTPFFFSGWLATGHLIAAFWQIILIAIDCLIYYPFFKVMDRQFLAEEEKPVQDLKDDLDDISLDDLSFDDL, from the coding sequence ATGTTTGCAAATCTTGAAAAAGTTATGGGCGGGACAGCCGAGAAACTCAGCAATAATAAGGTATTAATTGCCATTCGTGATGGTTTCTTGGTGACCACGCCACTCATTATTGTCGCTTCCTTCTTCATTTTGGCCGGTAACTTCCCAATTGAAGGTTATACCGACTTTATGGCTCAATTCTTCGGCCAAGGCTGGGAAAACCACATGGACGCCGTGATTGATTCCACCTTTAGTGTCATCGCCCTCTTAGGGGCTATCGGGATTGGTTATGCCTATGCCCGTCAGCTGGAATCTGACCCTATTGCAGGGGCAGCCATTTCCGTTGTCTGCTTCTTGATTCTGACACCTAAATCCCATCCTGCCTTCACTAACGAAGCCGGCAAGGTCTTCAATGGCTTGGCTAACACTAATATGGGGTCCGCCGGCATGTTCGTAGCTATGATTACGGCCATTGTCTCGGTCCGCATCTTCGTGGCCATTGAACGTAAGGGTTGGGTCATCAAGATGCCTGACGGGGTGCCACCAGCAGTTTCTCAATCCTTCGCAGCTTTGATTCCTTCGCTCTTTGCCATGTTAACCTTCTTCTTGGTTTACCTTGGCTTCTCACTCACCGATTATCACTATGCTCATACCTTTATCTATACCAACTTACAAGCACCACTCTTAGGGATTGGACGCAGCGTCTTCCTAGAACCCCTGACCCAGTTCCTGTCCACCTTCTTCTGGTTCTTCGGGATTAATGGGCCGTCTGTTACCAATACCGTCTTCGGGCCAATTGGTCTGGCCTTGACGACTGAAAACTTGGAAGCCTTCAAGAACGGCTTGCCATTGCCTAACATCTTCACCAATGGTTTCAGTAACTTCTTCACCAACTTCGGGGGTGGGGGTTCTACCTTGGCTTTGGTCTTCCTCATGGTGGGGATTGCTAAGTCCAAACGTATGAAGACCTTGGGGCGTTTGGCTATTGTACCTGGGATTTTTGGAATTAACGAAATGATTATCTTCGGGCTGCCAGTCGTACTCAACCCAATTATGTTGGTGCCATTTATTGCGACACCTTTGGTTAACACCATTTTATCCATTATCGCAACAGTCATCGGTATTCTGCCACGAACTACCGGGGTCAGCATCCCATGGACAACGCCATTCTTCTTCTCTGGTTGGTTGGCTACTGGGCACCTGATTGCCGCCTTCTGGCAAATCATCTTAATTGCCATCGACTGCTTGATCTACTATCCATTCTTCAAGGTAATGGACCGTCAATTCTTGGCTGAAGAAGAGAAACCAGTTCAAGACCTTAAAGATGATTTAGATGATATTTCCTTGGACGACTTGTCCTTCGATGATTTATAG
- a CDS encoding GrdB-related putative oxidoreductase — translation MKVILLFDQIQAGYGGKERPNTPLGLEKGGIGSYLMFKDVFAAHDLKVLATVYCGPDYFQANKEEVLHKIANLMKKAQPDVLLCGPCFNYDTYAQMAAEVAAYIQDQTPVRTYVACSAENEAVVDHYKDQVKIIQMPKKGGVGLTDALHHIAEILSGPAEADWPHFFH, via the coding sequence ATGAAAGTAATCCTATTATTCGACCAAATTCAGGCCGGTTATGGGGGCAAGGAACGCCCCAACACACCACTGGGATTGGAAAAGGGCGGGATTGGCTCTTATCTCATGTTTAAGGACGTCTTCGCGGCTCACGACCTCAAGGTCCTGGCGACCGTCTACTGCGGGCCTGATTATTTTCAGGCTAATAAGGAAGAAGTCTTACACAAGATTGCCAATCTCATGAAGAAGGCACAACCTGATGTCCTCTTGTGTGGCCCTTGCTTCAACTACGACACCTACGCCCAAATGGCGGCCGAAGTCGCGGCCTATATTCAAGACCAGACGCCGGTCCGTACTTATGTGGCCTGCTCCGCCGAAAACGAGGCCGTGGTCGACCACTACAAGGACCAGGTTAAAATAATTCAGATGCCTAAGAAGGGCGGGGTAGGGCTGACGGATGCCCTGCACCATATTGCTGAAATTCTCAGTGGCCCAGCAGAGGCCGATTGGCCTCACTTCTTCCACTAG